Proteins from one Podarcis raffonei isolate rPodRaf1 chromosome 1, rPodRaf1.pri, whole genome shotgun sequence genomic window:
- the BAAT gene encoding bile acid-CoA:amino acid N-acyltransferase isoform X1, with amino-acid sequence MRFRFSHRLASPYLSSFCSRGSRAKSRGARQSNSPLGARPRDRALPGKALPWRGSDKVLGTCGAPRERSWRLQLLRVLSHSSRDDIGEKFQSRAHFRANLSGEVDVKQAAALGGDYVGVWPMGLFSSLKPEKKFRRLMKRNVTGSPFRVQVSLFGSVVLVPSPNDVPLATCTVERWYAAHGVERVQVKEGKVRGALFLPPGPGPFPGVIDLFGGSGGLIEFRAILLANRGFAVLALAFFGYDDLPQTLEEVDLEYFEEASTLLLKHPKVRGPGLGVVGLSKGSEIALAMITFLDQIVAAVCINGATGMRGASLRFRDVYIPAIPYAVEKVLITEMGTMSSYHVMEDPLDERHHSSAIPLEKAQGPVLFVVSESDQSLNSKLFAEAAIARAKQHGKRNCALLSYPGAGHLLEPPGSPLCYCSAFRSISLPNQWGGEVELHAKAQEHSWKEIQKFLELHLGPVGKSNF; translated from the exons ATGAGGTTTCGCTTCTCGCACCGACTTGCCTCACCTTATCTGTCCTCCTTTTGCTCCAGAGGGAGCCGCGCCAAGTCACGAGGCGCAAGACAGAGCAACTCCCCGCTTGGCGCCCGTCCACGGGATCGTGCCCTGCCCGGGAAGGCACTACCCTGGCGAGGATCCGACAAGGTACTGGGCACCTGCGGAGCACCGAGAGAGAGGAGCTGGCGGCTGCAACTCCTCCGGGTCCTGAGCCATTCAAGTCGCG ATGACATAGGAGAGAAGTTTCAATCCAGAGCCCACTTCCGGGCAAATCTGTCTGGGGAGGTGGACGTGAAGCAGGCGGCTGCTCTAGGCGGGGACTATGTAGGTGTTTGGCCTATGGGCCTCTTCTCCTCCCTGAAGCCAGAGAAAAAGTTCCGCAGGCTGATGAAACGCAACGTGACAGGCAGCCCTTTCCGCGTCCAGGTCAGCCTCTTTGGCTCTGTGGTATTAGTTCCTTCACCCAACGATGTACCACTGGCCACTTGCACTGTGGAGAGATGGTACGCAGCCCATGGAGTGGAACGTGTCCAGGTCAAAGAAGGCAAAGTTCGGGGCGCCCTTTTCTTGCCACCAG GGCCTGGGCCGTTTCCAGGGGTGATTGACCTATTTGGTGGGTCTGGAGGTCTCATTGAGTTTCGAGCCATCCTACTGGCCAATAGAGGCTTTGCTGTTCTAGCTCTGGCTTTCTTTGGCTATGATGACCTCCCACAGACCCTAGAAGAAGTGGACCTGGAATATTTTGAGGAAGCATCCACACTACTCTTAAAACATCCCAAG gtcAGAGGCCCGGGCCTTGGAGTCGTTGGGCTGTCCAAAGGATCGGAAATCGCACTGGCCATGATTACCTTCTTAGACCAGATCGTGGCTGCTGTGTGCATCAATGGTGCCACAGGCATGAGAGGTGCATCACTTCGCTTTCGTGACGTCTATATCCCTGCCATCCCTTATGCTGTTGAGAAGGTTCTCATCACTGAAATGGGGACAATGTCCTCTTACCACGTCATGGAAGATCCTTTGGATGAAAGACATCACTCCTCTGCCATCCCTCTAGAGAAGGCCCAAGGGCCCGTGCTCTTTGTGGTGTCAGAAAGCGACCAAAGCCTAAACAGCAAGTTATTTGCTGAGGCGGCCATAGCCAGAGCAAAGCAGCATGGGAAAAGGAACTGTGCTTTGCTGTCGTATCCGGGGGCTGGGCACCTCCTAGAACCCCCCGGTTCCCCGCTTtgctactgctctgctttccGGAGTATTTCCTTGCCTAACCAATGGGGAGGTGAAGTGGAACTGCACGCCAAAGCCCAAGAGCACTCCTGGAAGGAGATCCAAAAATTCCTCGAGCTTCATCTTGGCCCGGTTGGAAAGAGCAATTTCTAA
- the BAAT gene encoding bile acid-CoA:amino acid N-acyltransferase isoform X2 → MACLTVTPKSSLADSPVWIRASGLDPSQLVTLHALLTDDIGEKFQSRAHFRANLSGEVDVKQAAALGGDYVGVWPMGLFSSLKPEKKFRRLMKRNVTGSPFRVQVSLFGSVVLVPSPNDVPLATCTVERWYAAHGVERVQVKEGKVRGALFLPPGPGPFPGVIDLFGGSGGLIEFRAILLANRGFAVLALAFFGYDDLPQTLEEVDLEYFEEASTLLLKHPKVRGPGLGVVGLSKGSEIALAMITFLDQIVAAVCINGATGMRGASLRFRDVYIPAIPYAVEKVLITEMGTMSSYHVMEDPLDERHHSSAIPLEKAQGPVLFVVSESDQSLNSKLFAEAAIARAKQHGKRNCALLSYPGAGHLLEPPGSPLCYCSAFRSISLPNQWGGEVELHAKAQEHSWKEIQKFLELHLGPVGKSNF, encoded by the exons ATGGCCTGCCTCACTGTCACCCCAAAAAGCTCACTAGCCGACTCACCCGTGTGGATTCGCGCCTCTGGCCTGGACCCTTCCCAGCTGGTAACCCTGCATGCATTGCTTACAGATGACATAGGAGAGAAGTTTCAATCCAGAGCCCACTTCCGGGCAAATCTGTCTGGGGAGGTGGACGTGAAGCAGGCGGCTGCTCTAGGCGGGGACTATGTAGGTGTTTGGCCTATGGGCCTCTTCTCCTCCCTGAAGCCAGAGAAAAAGTTCCGCAGGCTGATGAAACGCAACGTGACAGGCAGCCCTTTCCGCGTCCAGGTCAGCCTCTTTGGCTCTGTGGTATTAGTTCCTTCACCCAACGATGTACCACTGGCCACTTGCACTGTGGAGAGATGGTACGCAGCCCATGGAGTGGAACGTGTCCAGGTCAAAGAAGGCAAAGTTCGGGGCGCCCTTTTCTTGCCACCAG GGCCTGGGCCGTTTCCAGGGGTGATTGACCTATTTGGTGGGTCTGGAGGTCTCATTGAGTTTCGAGCCATCCTACTGGCCAATAGAGGCTTTGCTGTTCTAGCTCTGGCTTTCTTTGGCTATGATGACCTCCCACAGACCCTAGAAGAAGTGGACCTGGAATATTTTGAGGAAGCATCCACACTACTCTTAAAACATCCCAAG gtcAGAGGCCCGGGCCTTGGAGTCGTTGGGCTGTCCAAAGGATCGGAAATCGCACTGGCCATGATTACCTTCTTAGACCAGATCGTGGCTGCTGTGTGCATCAATGGTGCCACAGGCATGAGAGGTGCATCACTTCGCTTTCGTGACGTCTATATCCCTGCCATCCCTTATGCTGTTGAGAAGGTTCTCATCACTGAAATGGGGACAATGTCCTCTTACCACGTCATGGAAGATCCTTTGGATGAAAGACATCACTCCTCTGCCATCCCTCTAGAGAAGGCCCAAGGGCCCGTGCTCTTTGTGGTGTCAGAAAGCGACCAAAGCCTAAACAGCAAGTTATTTGCTGAGGCGGCCATAGCCAGAGCAAAGCAGCATGGGAAAAGGAACTGTGCTTTGCTGTCGTATCCGGGGGCTGGGCACCTCCTAGAACCCCCCGGTTCCCCGCTTtgctactgctctgctttccGGAGTATTTCCTTGCCTAACCAATGGGGAGGTGAAGTGGAACTGCACGCCAAAGCCCAAGAGCACTCCTGGAAGGAGATCCAAAAATTCCTCGAGCTTCATCTTGGCCCGGTTGGAAAGAGCAATTTCTAA
- the BAAT gene encoding bile acid-CoA:amino acid N-acyltransferase isoform X3, protein MRFRFSHRLASPYLSSFCSRGSRAKSRGARQSNSPLGARPRDRALPGKALPWRGSDKVLGTCGAPRERSWRLQLLRVLSHSSRGPGPFPGVIDLFGGSGGLIEFRAILLANRGFAVLALAFFGYDDLPQTLEEVDLEYFEEASTLLLKHPKVRGPGLGVVGLSKGSEIALAMITFLDQIVAAVCINGATGMRGASLRFRDVYIPAIPYAVEKVLITEMGTMSSYHVMEDPLDERHHSSAIPLEKAQGPVLFVVSESDQSLNSKLFAEAAIARAKQHGKRNCALLSYPGAGHLLEPPGSPLCYCSAFRSISLPNQWGGEVELHAKAQEHSWKEIQKFLELHLGPVGKSNF, encoded by the exons ATGAGGTTTCGCTTCTCGCACCGACTTGCCTCACCTTATCTGTCCTCCTTTTGCTCCAGAGGGAGCCGCGCCAAGTCACGAGGCGCAAGACAGAGCAACTCCCCGCTTGGCGCCCGTCCACGGGATCGTGCCCTGCCCGGGAAGGCACTACCCTGGCGAGGATCCGACAAGGTACTGGGCACCTGCGGAGCACCGAGAGAGAGGAGCTGGCGGCTGCAACTCCTCCGGGTCCTGAGCCATTCAAGTCGCG GGCCTGGGCCGTTTCCAGGGGTGATTGACCTATTTGGTGGGTCTGGAGGTCTCATTGAGTTTCGAGCCATCCTACTGGCCAATAGAGGCTTTGCTGTTCTAGCTCTGGCTTTCTTTGGCTATGATGACCTCCCACAGACCCTAGAAGAAGTGGACCTGGAATATTTTGAGGAAGCATCCACACTACTCTTAAAACATCCCAAG gtcAGAGGCCCGGGCCTTGGAGTCGTTGGGCTGTCCAAAGGATCGGAAATCGCACTGGCCATGATTACCTTCTTAGACCAGATCGTGGCTGCTGTGTGCATCAATGGTGCCACAGGCATGAGAGGTGCATCACTTCGCTTTCGTGACGTCTATATCCCTGCCATCCCTTATGCTGTTGAGAAGGTTCTCATCACTGAAATGGGGACAATGTCCTCTTACCACGTCATGGAAGATCCTTTGGATGAAAGACATCACTCCTCTGCCATCCCTCTAGAGAAGGCCCAAGGGCCCGTGCTCTTTGTGGTGTCAGAAAGCGACCAAAGCCTAAACAGCAAGTTATTTGCTGAGGCGGCCATAGCCAGAGCAAAGCAGCATGGGAAAAGGAACTGTGCTTTGCTGTCGTATCCGGGGGCTGGGCACCTCCTAGAACCCCCCGGTTCCCCGCTTtgctactgctctgctttccGGAGTATTTCCTTGCCTAACCAATGGGGAGGTGAAGTGGAACTGCACGCCAAAGCCCAAGAGCACTCCTGGAAGGAGATCCAAAAATTCCTCGAGCTTCATCTTGGCCCGGTTGGAAAGAGCAATTTCTAA
- the CCDC86 gene encoding coiled-coil domain-containing protein 86: protein MAALVSEAEPLSKQPPSDAYRGEQVQQPGNGEEAAASVEAGPGKPQAAAPGTKRKEAPAIPRGKPKSGRVWKDTGKKRFSLMTLDKPLRTSWERKMKERQEKKLVKDFARQLVEEKRKEREEKKLRREENLRRRLENERKAEVVQVIRNPAKLKRAKKKQLRRIEKRDTLALLQKRQTQRKAAKE from the exons ATGGCGGCGCTTGTTTCTGAAGCGGAGCCGCTGAGTAAGCAGCCCCCTTCCGATGCTTACCGAGGGGAGCAGGTCCAGCAGCCCGGGAACGGCGAGGAAGCGGCCGCCTCGGTAGAAGCTGGACCAGGGAAACCGCAGGCAGCTGCCCCGGGCACGAAGCGGAAGGAGGCGCCCGCCATCCCCAGAGGAAAGCCTAAATCGGGGCGGGTATGGAAAGACACCGGCAAGAAGCG GTTTTCTCTCATGACTCTGGATAAGCCTTTGCGTACCTCCTGGGAACGCAAGATGAAGGAACGTCAGGAAAAGAAACTAGTCAAAGATTTTGCACGGCAGTTGGTGGAAGAAAAACGAAAGGAGCGTGAG GAGAAAAAACTGCGAAGGGAAGAAAACTTAAGAAGAAGACTGGAGAATGAGCGGAAGGCAGAGGTTGTGCAAGTG aTTCGGAATCCAGCAAAACTGAAGCGTGCAAAGAAGAAGCAACTGCGTCGCATTGAGAAGCGGGACACACTGGCATTGCTGCAGAAACGCCAAACGCAGCGCAAAGCAGCCAAGGAATGA